The Pochonia chlamydosporia 170 chromosome 1, whole genome shotgun sequence genome window below encodes:
- a CDS encoding MOZ/SAS family domain-containing protein, with the protein MPSAQAMEEELQQSVMLSDDGAYDTGDTGDQAASSSARVRSRKNVHGDDSGSEDEELSDQDASGEELEQDASGDEDNDMLNQQIVVSSATPGDGEEYDEDAEGEDDLDEEVGAVKVKPADSDDDEMESDESEAQSAAEEDESEEDEEDEEGAWEEGDAGDEDEESDAVQLNTCMFCKQDEENDPSEDFEAFLACTRCGENAHQQCARDAAAMTEGNNSKRWKCPDCYNGDSESEGDDDDDDADGIEAASADDEEQANSDIPHRSKLADDIASAELEDGSSDGRSALDELALDDYPVDGSRPPRKRKSGSAEPEDATLAIRKRRRNQSTDVTDRDDSARESRSGDAARAPSSRTMRLKVTRPPPVTVEKRSRSSLVIKIEVRPGNLKEILSRRKRDRRRGGPSSSRPQAPRSAPTRPLATVGGGSVGASANLPTLISNMPTPFTSESYSQPFYSFFDKETEEMKGKPYGGILTEAEADTSKTLPSPEDRKKFEQAKQKAEDEWRARILAMQAESDLPIRKPKKASDNASQIECIEFGGWEIDTWYAAPYPAEYSRNRVLYICEFCLKYMNSDYVAWRHKLKCGTKHPPGDEIYRHQSVSIFEVDGRKHPVYCQNLCLLAKLFLGSKTLYYDVEPFLFYVLCEFDDTGYHFVGYFSKEKRASSQNNVSCILTLPIHQRKGYGNLLIDFSYLLTKAEEKTGSPEKPLSDMGLVSYRNYWRLELCRYFLKNMEGDAGKRSGLSIKKISIDTGMTPDDVVSALEGLRALVRDPQTHLYAFRVDLDYCRNYVAKWESKGYVQLKPSALAWTSYVMGRSNVVNFELGPPINTIAPREDDEAKVQEGAALAAANQQSKQSKMNGAGKSDSQAESTLASQQDSEQPTEPPVKSIEKIKPEDKENADPEDQVMEDATTNAEPESWDAPYKDIPPSRFDVFPPIPGGRRDRNRVSVSRPSAPRTGSSSSARPKSRPSGSAKRPSASRPRNSSSRRKSGGTGRGPGRWPKGTKKSDYGNADSGPGLPPGWKEKQARLQALAEGKDPSSTETPEEKPAQDEVRVLVDASETSQHKAVNGKSHRSASGANSGQANGDGESDDEDVDAEGEDE; encoded by the exons ATGCCAAGTGCCCAAGCTATGGAAGAAGAGCTCCAACAGAGCGTCATGCTCTCCGATGATGGGGCGTACGATACTGGCGATACTGGCGACCAAGCAGCGTCGTCTTCCGCCAGGGTTCGATCGCGAAAAAACGTACATGGGGATGATTCTGgcagcgaagatgaagaattAAGCGACCAAGATGCTTCTGGGGAGGAACTGGAACAAGACGCCTCAGGCGATGAAGACAACGACATgctcaaccaacaaattgTCGTCAGCAGTGCCACCCCAGGTGATGGAGAAGAGTATGACGAAGAtgcagaaggagaagatgatttggatgaagaagttggtgCAGTGAAGGTGAAGCCCGCTGATTCTGACgacgatgaaatggaaaGCGACGAATCGGAAGCGCAAAGTGCtgccgaagaggacgagtccgaagaagacgaagaagacgaggagggaGCATGGGAGGAAGGCGAtgcaggagatgaagacgaagaatCGGACGCCGTACAGTTAAACACATGCATGTTTTGCAAACAAGACGAGGAAAATGATCCCAGCGAAGATTTCGAAGCCTTTCTGGCTTGCACACGCTGTGGCGAGAATG CACATCAGCAATGCGCCAGAGATGCTGCTGCAATGACTGAGGGAAACA ATTCAAAACGGTGGAAATGTCCTGATTGTTATAATGGCGACTCTGAAAGCGAGggagacgatgacgatgacgatgcagatGGTATTGAAGCTGCTAGcgccgatgatgaggaacaGGCAAATTCCGATATACCACATCGGTCGAAACTCGCGGATGACATTGCTTCCGCGGAATTAGAGGACGGCAGCTCTGATGGCCGCTCTGCACTGGACGAGCTAGCACTTGATGACTACCCTGTGGACGGTTCTCGGCCACCGCGGAAACGCAAGTCAGGTTCTGCAGAACCAGAAGACGCTACATTGGCTATTAGAAAGCGCCGAAGGAACCAGTCGACTGACGTGACGGATCGGGACGATTCTGCTCGGGAGAGTCGTTCTGGAGACGCAGCAAGAGCTCCATCGTCAAGAACCATGCGGTTAAAGGTTACACGGCCGCCACCGGTGACTGTTGAAAAGCGGTCTCGTTCTTCTCTGGTTATCAAAATCGAAGTTCGGCCAGGCAACCTGAAGGAAATACTATCTAGACGGAAGCGAGATCGACGACGCGGAGGGCCTAGCAGTTCTCGACCTCAGGCGCCACGGTCAGCACCAACTCGGCCCCTTGCCACTGTTGGAGGCGGTTCCGTTGGTGCCTCTGCAAATCTACCGACACTCATTTCTAACATGCCAACCCCATTTACTTCAGAATCATATTCACAACCCTTCTATTCGTTCTTTGATAAAGAGACAGAAGAGATGAAAGGAAAACCTTATGGTGGCATATTAAcagaagctgaagcagaCACCTCCAAAACCCTTCCGTCCCCCGAAGATCGCAAGAAGTTTGAGCAAGCAAAGCAGAAGGCTGAGGACGAGTGGAGAGCCCGGATTTTGGCAATGCAGGCAGAATCTGACTTGCCTATTCGCAAGCCTAAGAAAGCAAGTGATAACGCCAGTCAGATTGAATGCATAGAATTTGGAGGGTGGGAGATCGACACCTGGTACGCAGCGCCGTATCCGGCAGAGTACAGCAGAAATCGCGTCTTGTACATCTGCGAGTTCTGCTTAAAGTATATGAATTCGGACTATGTGGCCTGGCGCCACAAGTTGAAGTGTGGCACGAAGCACCCACCTGGCGACGAGATATACCGTCACCAATCCGTCTCGATATTTGAAGTTGACGGCCGAAAGCATCCCGTCTATTGCCAAAATCTCTGCCTGCTTGCAAAGCTATTCCTCGGCTCCAAGACATTGTACTACGATGTAGAACCATTTTTGTTCTACGTTCTTTGCGAGTTTGATGATACCGGCTATCATTTCGTGGGATATTTCTCAAAGGAGAAACGGGCTAGCAGTCAAAATAATGTGTCTTGTATTTTGACGCTTCCGATTCATCAGAGAAAGGGTTACGGCAATTTACTCATTGACTTCTCCTATCTTCTCACCAAAGCCGAAGAAAAAACGGGCTCTCCAGAAAAGCCACTCTCAGATATGGGTCTCGTCTCGTATCGCAATTACTGGCGCCTCGAACTTTGTCGATATTTCCTCAAGAACATGGAAGGCGATGCGGGTAAGCGCAGTGGTCTAAGTATCAAGAAGATATCAATCGATACCGGAATGACGCCAGACGACGTTGTTTCTGCCCTAGAAGGGTTGCGGGCATTGGTGCGAGATCCCCAGACACACTTGTACGCCTTCCGGGTGGACTTGGACTACTGTCGAAATTACGTTGCCAAGTGGGAGTCAAAAGGCTACGTccaattgaagccatcggCCCTCGCCTGGACATCGTACGTCATGGGTCGTAGCAACGTTGTCAACTTCGAGCTGGGTCCGCCAATCAACACCATTGCCCCTAGAGAGGACGATGAGGCTAAAGTCCAAGAGGGagcggcattggcagcaGCTAATCAGCAgagcaagcaaagcaaaatgAATGGTGCTGGCAAGTCTGACTCGCAAGCAGAATCTACTCTTGCTAGTCAACAAGACAGCGAACAACCCACGGAGCCGCCAGTCAAATCTATTGAGAAGATCAAGCCtgaagacaaggagaacGCTGATCCGGAAGATCAGGTTATGGAGGATGCCACAACCAACGCCGAGCCTGAATCGTGGGACGCACCATACAAAGACATTCCTCCATCTCGTTTCGACGTTTTCCCACCGATCCCAGGAGGTCGGCGTGATAGAAATCGAGTCAGTGTGAGTCGACCGTCTGCTCCTCGCACTGGTAGCAGCTCATCCGCTAGACCCAAATCGCGGCCAAGCGGCAGCGCCAAGCGACCTTCCGCAAGTCGACCACGCAACAGCAGCTCGAGGAGGAAGTCAGGAGGGACAGGGCGCGGTCCTGGCCGATGGCCTAAAGGAACCAAAAAGTCCGATTATGGTAACGCGGATAGCGGACCAGGTCTCCCACCCGGCTGGAAAGAAAAGCAGGCTCGACTGCAAGCTCTGGCTGAGGGTAAAGACCCTTCATCTACAGAAACTCCAGAGGAGAAGCCAGCACAGGATGAAGTTCGTGTTCTGGTGGATGCGAGTGAGACCAGCCAGCACAAAGCAGTGAATGGCAAGTCCCATCGTTCCGCGAGCGGTGCAAACTCCGGGCAAGCCAACGGAGATGGGGAATCGGACgatgaagacgttgatgCTGAAGGGGAAGACGAATGA